From the Sulfuricurvum sp. genome, one window contains:
- a CDS encoding HepT-like ribonuclease domain-containing protein, producing the protein MSKESISKIYLVLEKIEYIEEIVKEAGSITRALEDVVTKRPAILMHLTAIAEQFNKLKIEKATHILEAFDVEDIKGIYDVRTYIAHDYEGVNLAIIEWIIRNGLPKFKTLCQSVIARHTTV; encoded by the coding sequence ATGTCTAAAGAGTCAATCAGTAAAATTTATCTCGTTCTCGAAAAAATCGAATACATCGAAGAGATTGTCAAAGAAGCGGGAAGCATAACAAGAGCACTCGAAGATGTCGTTACCAAGCGCCCTGCAATTTTGATGCATCTCACCGCTATTGCTGAACAATTCAATAAACTCAAAATCGAAAAAGCAACTCATATCCTTGAAGCGTTTGATGTTGAAGATATAAAAGGGATTTATGATGTTCGTACGTACATCGCTCATGATTATGAAGGGGTAAATCTCGCCATTATCGAATGGATTATCCGTAATGGTTTACCGAAATTTAAAACATTATGTCAAAGTGTTATTGCTCGACATACTACAGTCTAA
- a CDS encoding nitrogen fixation protein NifQ, which produces MNEHNLMRFEIENYLKKYAIDDEARYVIAPHIAKISLEMNHLYQDLGFKNRIEMGQYMARHFPHLAELKPKDKLWKKFLYDAIGKVAPACANCNDQLHCFTCLIAEASA; this is translated from the coding sequence ATGAATGAACACAATCTTATGCGTTTTGAAATCGAAAACTACCTAAAAAAATACGCGATTGATGATGAAGCACGGTACGTTATTGCACCACACATCGCTAAAATATCGTTGGAAATGAACCACCTATACCAAGACCTAGGCTTTAAAAATAGAATCGAAATGGGTCAATATATGGCGCGTCATTTTCCACACCTCGCCGAGCTCAAACCCAAAGATAAACTTTGGAAGAAATTCCTCTATGATGCCATCGGCAAGGTCGCGCCTGCGTGTGCCAACTGCAATGATCAGCTCCATTGTTTTACCTGTTTGATTGCAGAGGCGAGTGCGTGA
- a CDS encoding ankyrin repeat domain-containing protein — protein sequence MVEQYITWLTNHGYHPDTLEDRGFNGNTPLLQAALEGNVMMVSRLIEAGSNLYAINNDYNGVLFNACYSASPEVVRLLIEAGADIDDTNEEGTTALMYAASASRLECVQMLLSLGANTKLQNEDGFSALELATNRDVFKALRSA from the coding sequence ATGGTAGAACAATACATTACATGGTTAACTAATCATGGTTATCATCCCGATACACTCGAAGATCGTGGCTTTAACGGTAATACGCCACTGCTTCAAGCGGCTTTAGAGGGAAATGTTATGATGGTGTCTCGTCTCATCGAAGCGGGGAGTAATCTCTATGCTATCAATAATGATTATAACGGTGTCCTTTTTAATGCCTGTTATTCTGCATCGCCCGAAGTAGTGCGACTGTTGATTGAAGCGGGTGCTGATATTGATGATACTAATGAGGAGGGGACGACGGCACTTATGTATGCTGCTTCAGCATCACGATTAGAGTGTGTTCAGATGTTGTTGTCATTGGGAGCCAATACGAAACTTCAAAATGAAGATGGTTTTAGTGCGCTCGAACTTGCAACAAACCGCGATGTTTTCAAAGCACTTCGCAGTGCGTGA
- a CDS encoding chemotaxis protein CheB — MSKESTTKKPLIIVGLGSSAGGLEALRLFLSNVPAEKGEIAYVVVQHLSPNHKSMMLELLSRETPFEVMEVKSGLLPKANTIYITPPDRDVFISNGLFHLERPPENRIGPKPSIDKFFISLAQEQGEHAVGVILSGTGSDGSQGIRAIRAEGGITIAQKPEEAKFDGMPMSAIQTKGVDYILSAEDMAKEIIHLLRYPKSLRVEKEEENELFTIFDVLQERIGVDFSQYKKSTITRRIERRMAAIKSSTLEDYTRYLQENPEEIELLYRDMLIGVTAFFRDHEAFEALSTHIQEYIRTQPITDTFRVWITACATGEEAYTIAILLDEIIGSHSAVHIKIFATDIDEEAIKKAREGIYPEVLVGNLSEARLKRYFNQKGNEFEVKPFLKERVIFSRHNIMVDPPFVNLDLISCRNLLIYFENDLQKRIFTTFAYALKSHATMFLGKSETVSASSDYFATIDPKSKIFQARTTAESRKMLYPQMINRPKYLKPTQITPKRQLGTIEDSIRQTLFDFYEDKCVVIDNDFNIHYIKGNLNDLLTLPSGMVQNNILKMLPDGISLEIRSLVYKANKEETNLIFPVIAERTEGDHVIRLKLSPLEGYRGNYLMFLLSFELLEARKNEAVFDAVETTNTRIIYLEQELIATREHLQTVVEELETSNEELQASNEELQASNEELQASNEELETTNEELQSTNEELQTAYSEIRALYEKQNIQKNHLADKADELNALRDELEVQYQFIKQILDTESNIVIVTDGKVLNSANQSFFTLFPEYATLEDFKKEHSCICDFFEKIDEDGYIYEKKNGANWLQLILHTARTDLKVKIKRNDQMRTFHIMANALDSDETLYVVTLTDISAIDDAKEKLRQALTDEIQFKVSSSRVIHQFSTVLGIDIFVRQLMDQMKRPLNSINHLYHQIVENLPDSNDHHHYIQQFQLEKENVLNDIHFLKEFFIPQKEEYINTFGTTEKIALLLTQSKTFPIEIEVIGDQDAIYLDKTGQFHQLSLLWMMFFVRVAQSAQLKNMKLKVEIKKVESSIVLNITHPTSETICQEIMKCESAVVDPSGQTYLLDDTFHVFKGFLEEIYHGNFNINADDCKITIH; from the coding sequence ATGTCGAAAGAAAGTACAACGAAAAAGCCCCTCATTATTGTTGGTTTAGGCTCAAGTGCAGGAGGATTAGAAGCGCTACGGCTCTTTCTCTCCAATGTCCCTGCAGAAAAAGGGGAGATTGCTTACGTCGTTGTACAGCATCTCAGCCCTAATCATAAAAGTATGATGCTCGAACTCCTCTCTCGTGAAACACCTTTTGAAGTAATGGAGGTCAAAAGCGGACTCCTCCCAAAAGCGAATACTATCTATATTACCCCACCTGATCGTGATGTATTTATCTCCAACGGTCTTTTCCATTTGGAAAGACCGCCTGAAAATCGTATTGGACCCAAGCCCTCTATCGATAAATTTTTCATCTCCCTTGCTCAAGAACAAGGGGAACATGCCGTTGGTGTAATATTATCAGGAACGGGCTCGGATGGTTCGCAAGGAATCCGTGCTATCCGTGCTGAGGGGGGTATTACCATCGCCCAAAAACCCGAAGAGGCAAAGTTTGATGGGATGCCGATGTCGGCGATTCAAACCAAAGGGGTCGATTACATCCTCTCTGCTGAAGATATGGCAAAAGAGATTATTCATCTCCTACGTTATCCCAAATCGCTACGGGTTGAAAAAGAGGAAGAAAATGAGCTCTTTACCATTTTTGATGTTTTACAAGAACGTATCGGAGTAGATTTTAGCCAATACAAAAAAAGCACCATTACTCGCCGGATAGAGCGCCGTATGGCAGCAATCAAATCCTCCACACTCGAAGATTACACCCGCTATCTCCAAGAGAATCCCGAAGAGATTGAGCTGTTGTATCGAGATATGCTCATCGGTGTTACTGCATTTTTTAGAGATCACGAAGCATTTGAAGCACTAAGTACTCACATACAAGAGTACATTCGTACTCAACCGATTACCGATACTTTTCGTGTCTGGATAACCGCGTGTGCCACAGGTGAAGAGGCGTACACTATCGCTATTTTACTCGATGAGATTATCGGTTCACACAGTGCGGTGCATATCAAAATATTTGCCACCGATATCGATGAAGAGGCGATTAAAAAAGCGCGTGAGGGGATATACCCTGAAGTCTTGGTCGGTAATCTTTCCGAAGCACGGTTAAAACGTTACTTTAACCAAAAAGGGAATGAATTTGAGGTCAAACCGTTCCTCAAAGAACGGGTCATTTTTTCACGTCACAATATCATGGTTGATCCTCCGTTTGTCAATCTCGATCTTATCTCCTGCCGTAATCTGTTGATCTATTTTGAAAATGATCTCCAAAAAAGAATATTTACCACCTTTGCCTACGCACTCAAATCCCATGCAACGATGTTTTTGGGCAAATCCGAAACGGTAAGTGCTTCAAGCGATTATTTTGCGACGATTGACCCAAAAAGCAAAATTTTTCAAGCACGAACCACCGCGGAATCGCGTAAAATGCTCTATCCTCAGATGATTAATCGTCCGAAATATCTCAAACCGACCCAAATTACCCCCAAACGTCAACTCGGAACGATTGAAGATTCAATACGCCAAACGCTGTTTGATTTTTATGAAGATAAATGTGTGGTTATTGACAACGATTTTAACATCCATTACATCAAAGGAAATCTAAACGATTTACTAACGCTTCCGAGTGGAATGGTTCAAAACAATATCCTCAAAATGCTACCTGATGGGATTAGCTTGGAGATACGCTCGCTGGTTTATAAAGCTAATAAAGAAGAGACAAATCTTATTTTCCCTGTCATTGCCGAACGTACCGAGGGGGATCACGTAATCCGTCTTAAGCTCTCTCCACTGGAGGGGTATCGCGGTAATTATCTGATGTTTTTACTCTCATTTGAGTTATTAGAAGCACGAAAAAACGAAGCTGTTTTCGATGCGGTAGAGACAACAAATACCCGTATTATTTATCTCGAACAAGAGCTAATCGCGACACGTGAACATTTACAAACCGTTGTCGAAGAGCTTGAAACCTCCAACGAAGAGCTCCAAGCCTCGAACGAAGAGCTCCAAGCCTCCAATGAAGAGTTGCAAGCCTCCAACGAAGAGCTAGAAACTACCAATGAAGAGTTACAATCGACCAATGAAGAGCTCCAAACCGCCTATTCCGAAATACGGGCATTGTATGAAAAACAAAACATCCAAAAAAACCACTTAGCCGACAAAGCGGACGAGCTTAATGCACTGCGCGATGAACTAGAAGTGCAGTATCAGTTTATCAAACAAATCCTCGATACCGAGAGCAATATTGTTATCGTAACGGATGGCAAAGTGTTAAACTCTGCCAATCAATCATTTTTTACTCTTTTCCCTGAATATGCGACGTTGGAAGATTTTAAAAAAGAGCACTCTTGCATTTGTGACTTTTTTGAGAAAATCGATGAAGACGGTTATATTTACGAGAAAAAGAATGGCGCAAACTGGTTGCAACTCATCTTACACACAGCCCGAACTGACCTAAAAGTTAAAATCAAACGCAACGATCAAATGCGAACCTTTCATATCATGGCAAATGCCTTGGACAGTGATGAAACATTATACGTTGTAACACTAACCGATATTTCAGCTATCGATGATGCCAAAGAGAAGCTCCGACAGGCCCTCACCGATGAGATACAATTCAAAGTGAGCAGTTCACGGGTCATCCATCAGTTCTCCACGGTATTAGGGATTGATATTTTTGTACGACAACTTATGGATCAAATGAAACGACCACTCAATTCGATTAATCATTTGTACCATCAAATCGTCGAAAATCTCCCTGACAGTAACGATCACCACCACTATATTCAGCAGTTTCAACTCGAAAAAGAGAATGTTCTCAATGACATTCATTTTCTAAAAGAGTTTTTTATTCCACAAAAAGAAGAATATATCAATACGTTTGGGACAACCGAAAAAATTGCTCTTCTTTTGACACAATCCAAAACATTCCCGATAGAAATCGAAGTGATTGGGGATCAAGATGCCATCTATCTCGATAAAACAGGGCAATTTCACCAATTGAGCTTACTCTGGATGATGTTTTTTGTTCGGGTAGCTCAAAGTGCTCAACTCAAAAATATGAAACTGAAAGTGGAGATCAAAAAGGTAGAGAGCTCAATTGTTCTAAACATCACCCATCCAACTAGTGAAACCATATGCCAAGAGATTATGAAGTGCGAATCCGCAGTCGTTGACCCATCTGGGCAAACCTATTTACTAGATGATACCTTCCACGTCTTTAAAGGATTCCTCGAAGAGATATATCACGGTAATTTCAACATTAATGCCGATGATTGTAAGATAACGATACATTAA
- a CDS encoding nucleotidyltransferase domain-containing protein, producing MNKEQILDYLRNVKSAYAQEGFVIEALFGSYSRDDADAKSDIDILVEATPQFASKYGFQAFERIRQIQNELSNALGAKVDLADRTGMGKTAKKFIIDRAIYV from the coding sequence ATGAATAAAGAACAAATCTTAGATTATCTTAGAAATGTCAAAAGCGCGTATGCACAAGAGGGGTTTGTGATAGAAGCTCTCTTCGGATCATACTCACGTGATGATGCTGATGCAAAAAGTGACATCGATATACTCGTTGAAGCTACACCGCAATTTGCCTCAAAATACGGTTTTCAAGCCTTTGAACGTATCCGTCAAATACAAAATGAGCTGAGCAATGCACTCGGTGCGAAAGTCGATTTAGCAGATCGTACGGGAATGGGGAAAACAGCCAAAAAATTTATCATTGATCGGGCGATCTATGTCTAA
- a CDS encoding MoxR family ATPase, with translation MKTPSITTTELYTHLDTLIGADIPVFIHGSPGIGKSYIVAEVAKKHNLELVDVRLSQMDPVDLRGVPAIRDEQTVWMPPVFFPKDTNSSGILFLDELNSAPPSVQAAIYQLVLNRKMGEYELPHGWRIICAGNRISDRGVVFRLPTPLANRMVHLSVEARFEDFKLFAIREGLHSFVIGFLGFRPDLLTSESVSEDDSNPAFATPRSYHMLSNVLKTSNDTSRIAPIIYGLIGYGAGIEFLSYVKVYEKLPDVGAIYRGEYPSIDKSEPALLYALVSAMVELYRGGDEASKHLFGFAQILPTEFGVMLIKDAIVKDASIAECVEFDTWIERYGDYIL, from the coding sequence GTGAAGACCCCATCGATTACTACGACCGAACTCTATACCCACCTCGACACCCTCATTGGTGCGGACATCCCTGTATTCATCCACGGCTCACCGGGGATAGGAAAATCGTACATCGTTGCTGAAGTGGCGAAAAAACATAATCTTGAACTCGTCGATGTTCGTCTCTCTCAAATGGATCCCGTCGATTTACGTGGTGTGCCCGCGATACGTGATGAGCAGACGGTGTGGATGCCCCCCGTTTTTTTCCCGAAAGATACAAACAGCTCTGGCATTTTATTTCTTGATGAGCTTAATTCTGCTCCTCCCTCGGTGCAAGCGGCAATCTATCAACTGGTGCTAAACCGTAAAATGGGGGAATACGAACTTCCTCACGGTTGGCGTATCATCTGTGCTGGGAACCGTATCAGCGATCGCGGTGTTGTCTTTCGCCTCCCGACACCGTTGGCGAATCGGATGGTGCATTTGAGTGTCGAGGCACGGTTCGAAGATTTTAAACTTTTCGCGATTCGAGAGGGATTGCACTCGTTTGTGATTGGATTTTTAGGATTCCGTCCCGATTTGCTCACCTCTGAGAGCGTGAGCGAGGATGACTCCAACCCCGCATTTGCAACCCCGCGCAGTTACCATATGCTCTCCAATGTTCTCAAAACCTCCAACGATACCTCCCGCATCGCCCCTATCATCTACGGTTTGATCGGATACGGAGCGGGAATCGAGTTTCTCTCGTATGTGAAAGTGTACGAAAAACTCCCCGATGTCGGAGCGATTTATCGGGGCGAATACCCGAGCATCGATAAAAGCGAACCGGCATTGCTCTATGCGTTGGTTTCTGCGATGGTGGAACTTTATCGGGGAGGAGACGAAGCCTCGAAACATCTGTTCGGATTCGCCCAAATCTTGCCGACTGAGTTTGGGGTGATGTTGATCAAAGATGCTATTGTTAAGGATGCCTCTATCGCGGAGTGTGTA
- a CDS encoding globin, with the protein MNLQISDGTLGQEYSTIIKPNPQFFQQVGEERFRKLVSDHYELIRQTPIAFMFPVDYEEDFDKVKKHAADFLIQVCGGPDYYAQTRGDPKMLARHTRFRIDDKGRRAWLECYATLLADVEREGVSAESIESFWNYLDAFSKVLVNTENYLT; encoded by the coding sequence ATGAATCTTCAGATTTCAGATGGAACGTTAGGTCAAGAATATTCGACTATCATCAAACCAAATCCACAGTTTTTTCAGCAAGTGGGGGAAGAGCGATTTCGTAAACTAGTGAGCGATCACTATGAACTCATCCGTCAAACACCCATCGCTTTTATGTTTCCGGTTGATTATGAAGAGGATTTTGATAAGGTCAAAAAACATGCGGCAGATTTTTTGATTCAAGTGTGCGGGGGACCTGATTATTACGCTCAAACACGCGGTGATCCTAAAATGCTTGCCCGACATACACGGTTTCGGATTGATGATAAAGGGCGTAGAGCATGGTTGGAGTGCTACGCAACATTGTTAGCTGATGTGGAGCGTGAAGGGGTATCGGCTGAGAGTATTGAATCGTTTTGGAACTATCTTGATGCGTTTTCAAAAGTGTTGGTAAATACTGAAAATTATCTTACTTAA
- a CDS encoding cache domain-containing protein: MDSIKYIEIFPFIENSVRLFDDQNRFLKKIILTGKICALEKAANLFSFTEKTIDTFSDLKEELIPLLINENLKKYTEELRSKGQISIDVLIRNLFERTADVGFLATDTSIIQYLNNEVTSEYLRKRLIEYTLKYSVYNEIIITDTQGNIKLTLHDSTQITTTSDPIIQSALKSDGYSEQYAHTDLFPSQKKTLLFAQKIIDNTKSIGVLVLCFRFDDEMERIFSSLLNPGEHIFFTDGKEVITSSSHEASNMKKEYYKIAQDDETTYRDGNLFISAKSKGYEGYFGAPWRSVAFINVKKITQKPPHQDSVSEKCTLNENIKSIIRKADDVIEDLSDVIINGELIASKERVYVLTPVLDNLRNVSTSILSTIKDTVSNLENTMMEGLIFDVEASSKLAIEIMDRNLYERANDCRWWAMTPAFEEELTSLTPDVNRLTEVLHYINSLYTVYTNLFIFDRNGTIIASSNDSTVVGKNVSGEYISKTINNTTTQNYFVSPFENTSFYDDTATYIYSATVRHNSKSLGGIGIVFDAYPQFQAMLKDSFPLEKVGFSAFIDRKGVVISTTHPDNSPMDIVELDEEILRFNAKETTHRFTTYRGKKYLLGIALSQGYREYKISDNYKNDILALTFIEY; this comes from the coding sequence ATGGATAGTATAAAATATATAGAGATTTTTCCTTTTATCGAGAACAGTGTTAGACTCTTCGATGATCAAAACCGTTTTTTAAAAAAAATCATCCTTACCGGTAAAATCTGCGCATTAGAAAAAGCGGCAAATCTTTTTAGCTTTACCGAAAAAACAATCGATACTTTTAGTGACCTCAAAGAGGAACTTATTCCCCTTTTAATAAATGAAAATTTAAAGAAATATACCGAAGAGCTCCGTTCAAAAGGGCAGATTAGTATCGATGTTTTGATTCGTAATCTCTTTGAGCGGACGGCAGATGTCGGTTTTTTAGCTACAGATACGTCAATCATACAGTATCTCAATAATGAAGTCACATCGGAATATTTGCGTAAACGGTTAATTGAATACACTTTGAAATACAGTGTTTATAATGAAATAATCATAACCGATACACAAGGCAACATTAAACTCACGCTCCATGATAGTACGCAGATTACAACGACATCAGATCCTATCATTCAGAGTGCCTTAAAAAGTGATGGATATAGTGAACAGTATGCCCATACCGATTTGTTTCCTTCTCAGAAAAAAACATTACTTTTTGCCCAAAAAATTATTGATAATACGAAGAGTATTGGTGTTTTGGTTTTATGTTTTCGATTTGATGATGAGATGGAACGTATTTTTTCATCCCTTTTAAATCCGGGAGAACATATCTTTTTTACCGATGGGAAAGAGGTCATAACATCATCTTCACATGAAGCATCAAACATGAAAAAAGAGTATTATAAAATTGCTCAAGATGATGAAACCACCTATCGCGACGGAAATCTCTTTATTAGTGCAAAATCAAAAGGGTATGAGGGTTATTTCGGTGCCCCATGGCGCAGTGTTGCTTTTATCAATGTCAAAAAAATTACCCAAAAGCCCCCTCATCAAGATTCAGTGAGTGAAAAATGTACATTAAATGAAAATATTAAATCAATTATACGCAAAGCTGACGATGTGATAGAAGATTTGAGCGATGTTATCATCAATGGTGAATTAATCGCTTCGAAAGAGCGGGTATACGTCCTCACTCCTGTTTTAGACAATCTCCGAAATGTAAGCACCTCGATACTCTCTACCATCAAAGATACGGTTTCAAATCTCGAAAATACGATGATGGAGGGGTTGATATTTGACGTTGAAGCATCCTCCAAACTAGCCATTGAGATTATGGATAGAAACCTTTATGAACGGGCTAATGATTGCCGATGGTGGGCGATGACACCCGCTTTTGAAGAGGAGCTCACCTCTCTCACTCCCGATGTAAATCGCCTCACTGAGGTATTACACTATATCAACTCACTCTATACCGTTTATACCAACCTTTTTATTTTTGATCGTAATGGAACTATTATCGCATCATCCAACGATTCAACCGTTGTAGGTAAAAATGTCTCTGGGGAATACATTTCCAAAACGATTAACAATACGACAACTCAAAACTATTTTGTAAGCCCTTTTGAGAATACTTCGTTTTACGATGATACTGCAACCTATATCTACAGTGCAACTGTACGCCACAATAGCAAATCATTAGGGGGAATCGGTATCGTTTTTGATGCATATCCACAATTTCAAGCGATGTTAAAGGATAGTTTTCCACTGGAAAAAGTCGGTTTTTCGGCTTTTATTGACCGCAAAGGGGTTGTCATCTCTACAACGCATCCTGATAACTCACCGATGGATATAGTGGAGCTGGATGAAGAAATTTTACGATTTAATGCCAAAGAGACAACCCATCGATTTACTACCTATCGAGGGAAAAAATACCTTTTAGGCATTGCACTATCACAAGGGTATAGAGAGTACAAAATTAGCGATAACTACAAAAATGATATTCTTGCACTCACATTTATCGAGTATTAA